The Angustibacter sp. Root456 genome contains the following window.
GCGACGACCTCAGCGGGGTTGCGGCCGAGGATCGAGTCGTACTTCAGCAGGTGCGCCAGCGTCGCGTTGTCCGTGAGGTCGTTGGCCGCCACGATCTCGATGTCGGCGCCCGACGCCTGCACGGCGCGGAAGAAGTTGCGGCCGATGCGGCCGAAGCCGTTGATGCCTACACGAACGGTCACTGCGCTGCCTCCTGGAACGGTCGCGTCCCCCTGGGACGCGTTCGGTTGGGCCGGACGTCGAGACGTCCCTTGCGTCGATCCCGACCCTATCGCCCCCGGTGCAGACGCAGGCAGCGGTCTCAGGCGTCGAGCATGTCCGGCGTGAGGTTGGCCTCGGTGCCGGGAACCCCCTCGGACTCGGCCCGCTTGTCGGCCATCGCCAGCAAGCGCCGGATCCGCCCGGCGACGGCGTCCTTGGTCATGGGCGGGTCGGCCAGGTGGCCCAGTTCCTCGAGGCTGGCCTGCTTGTGCGCCAACCTCAGCTCGCCGGCCTCGCGCAGGTGGTCGGGCACGTCGTCGCCGAGGATCTCCAGCGCTCGCGCGACCCGCGAGCCGGCCGCCACGGCGGCCCGCGCCGAGCGACGCAGGTTGGCGTCGTCGAAGTTCGCGAGCCGGTTGGCCGTGGCCCGGACCTCGCGGCGCATCCGCCGTTCCTCCCACGCCATCACCGCGTCGTGAGCCCCCAGCCGGGTGAGCATCGCGCCGATGGCGTCGCCGTCGCGGATGACGACGCGGTCGACGCCGCGCACCTCCCGCGCCTTGGCCGCGATCCCCAGCCGGCGGGCAGCGCCGACCAGCGCCAGCGCCGCTTCCGGCCCCGGGCACGTCACCTCCAGCGCCGACGAGCGCCCGGGCTCGGTCAGCGAGCCGTGCGCGAGGAACGCTCCGCGCCACGCGGCCTCCGCGTCGCAGACGGCCCCTGACACGACCTGCGGCGGCAGGCCGCGCACCGGGCGTCCCCGACCGTCGATCAGCCCGGTCTGGCGGGCCAGGGCCTCGCCGTCCTTCACCACGCGCACGACGTAGCGCGTGCCGCGGCGCAAGCCACCCGGCGCCAGGACGACGATGTCGCTGGCGTGCCCGTAGACGTCGGAGATGTCTCGACGAAGTCGACGTGCCGCCTGCCCGGTGTCGAGCTCGGCTTCCACGACGATGCGTCCGGCGACGATGTGCAGCCCGCCCGCAAACCGCAGCGTCGAGGACACCTCGGCCTTGCGGCAGCACGTCTTCGTCACCTGCAGGCGGCTCAGCTCGTCCTTCACCATCGCC
Protein-coding sequences here:
- the whiA gene encoding DNA-binding protein WhiA, translating into MAMTAMVKDELSRLQVTKTCCRKAEVSSTLRFAGGLHIVAGRIVVEAELDTGQAARRLRRDISDVYGHASDIVVLAPGGLRRGTRYVVRVVKDGEALARQTGLIDGRGRPVRGLPPQVVSGAVCDAEAAWRGAFLAHGSLTEPGRSSALEVTCPGPEAALALVGAARRLGIAAKAREVRGVDRVVIRDGDAIGAMLTRLGAHDAVMAWEERRMRREVRATANRLANFDDANLRRSARAAVAAGSRVARALEILGDDVPDHLREAGELRLAHKQASLEELGHLADPPMTKDAVAGRIRRLLAMADKRAESEGVPGTEANLTPDMLDA